From a single Nicotiana tabacum cultivar K326 chromosome 8, ASM71507v2, whole genome shotgun sequence genomic region:
- the LOC107832089 gene encoding uncharacterized protein LOC107832089, protein MQASPMLSLKSPSYNSNTNLTEIAARVVKEFNAEDETDSDFFFNHETFSCAVQNLNEKAEVLEKEENGDDDFEFAFVNTESELSPISADEIFCNGQIRPIFNTDLFSHDVPFKNEKVSAPTASIRLPLRKLFIAERETTPSEADNLESIPPGTYCVWRPRAAEDSPTGQCKKSNSTGSSSKRWKLRDFLHRSNSDGKDTFVFLTTPFNKKREEKAENTTADSAKTAGKVAGVPVGEGFPAVRCPKNGGDIRRKSYLPYRQDLVT, encoded by the coding sequence ATGCAAGCGAGTCCGATGTTGTCCCTCAAGTCTCCGAGTTATAATTCCAACACCAATCTCACTGAAATTGCTGCTAGAGTTGTCAAAGAATTCAACGCTGAAGATGAAACAGATTCCGACTTTTTCTTCAATCATGAGACATTCAGCTGTGCAGTACAGAATTTGAATGAGAAAGCTGAAGTACTGGAAAAAGAAGAGAACGGTGATGATGATTTTGAGTTTGCTTTTGTTAATACAGAATCTGAACTTTCACCTATTTCTGCTGATGAAATCTTCTGCAACGGTCAGATCCGTCCAATTTTTAACACAGATTTATTCTCACACGATGTTCCATTCAAAAATGAAAAGGTTTCGGCTCCGACGGCGTCAATTCGACTTCCGTTAAGGAAGCTTTTCATTGCGGAGCGTGAAACTACGCCGTCGGAAGCCGACAACTTAGAAAGCATTCCTCCGGGAACTTACTGCGTGTGGAGGCCGAGAGCGGCGGAAGATTCTCCAACTGGACAGTGTAAGAAGAGCAACTCCACCGGCTCCTCCTCTAAGCGGTGGAAGTTACGGGACTTCCTTCACCGGAGTAACAGCGACGGTAAAGATACTTTCGTGTTTTTGACGACTCCGTTTAATAAGAAGAGAGAAGAGAAAGCAGAGAATACGACGGCTGACTCTGCTAAAACCGCAGGAAAAGTTGCCGGAGTTCCCGTCGGTGAAGGTTTTCCGGCGGTGCGTTGCCCGAAGAACGGAGGTGATATTAGACGGAAGTCGTACTTGCCATACAGGCAAGATTTGGTAACGTGA